Proteins from one Catenuloplanes atrovinosus genomic window:
- a CDS encoding WXG100 family type VII secretion target — MADKYGVQSWEEMVRQVVVHGKPAHLRSAAAGWELALRNLNSVKTSLDGNVADLGTTWKGEAYESFKAHIERISANLQSISDGANELSTVVGTLNESADRLEAAQSEIPIPAGIEDEVAAARNEDQGIADGLFEAAAVAAIGLPFGPLGVALGTAAGAALAATGAIDALRDWLNDRTDEARVIYNRVNFEIEGEAAGTPGGNITAGADALPYAEVPLSTAGPGGGLGALTGGAGVAGATPALSAAPSTAAGPFDPAAGGTPPLGAGTAGFDPSATAAPPATGAFDPSTTSLPAAGGLAPGTVPSASTIDPDALGGTGLAGAGGGLGTGGLGAPSAGGLGGLGTGGLGAGGIGSPSGAGGPGAGGLGAGGLGAGGLVGGGALGKPVAPAVPGIAGVGGAGPVAAGARGAGKGAAGKPTLPGGAVAGSAATGRPGAPGPAGLAGAGQGGAGYGAEEEHGTWLTEDEDVWGGNEAVAPGVLR; from the coding sequence ATGGCTGACAAGTACGGGGTGCAGTCCTGGGAAGAGATGGTCAGGCAGGTCGTGGTGCACGGGAAACCGGCCCACCTGCGGAGCGCGGCGGCCGGCTGGGAGCTGGCGCTGCGCAACCTGAACAGCGTGAAGACCAGCCTGGACGGCAACGTGGCGGACCTCGGCACCACGTGGAAGGGCGAGGCCTACGAGTCCTTCAAGGCGCACATCGAGCGCATCTCCGCGAACCTCCAGTCGATCTCCGACGGCGCGAACGAGCTGAGCACGGTCGTCGGCACGCTGAACGAGTCGGCGGACCGGCTGGAGGCCGCGCAGTCCGAGATCCCGATCCCGGCCGGCATCGAGGACGAGGTCGCCGCGGCCCGCAACGAGGACCAGGGCATCGCGGACGGGCTCTTCGAGGCGGCGGCGGTGGCCGCGATCGGCCTGCCGTTCGGCCCGCTCGGCGTCGCCCTGGGCACGGCGGCGGGCGCGGCGCTGGCCGCGACCGGCGCCATCGACGCGCTCCGCGACTGGCTGAACGACCGGACCGACGAGGCCCGAGTGATCTACAACCGGGTGAACTTCGAGATCGAGGGCGAGGCCGCGGGTACGCCGGGCGGCAACATCACCGCGGGCGCGGACGCGCTTCCCTATGCCGAGGTGCCGCTGTCGACCGCCGGGCCGGGCGGCGGCCTCGGCGCCCTCACCGGCGGCGCCGGGGTCGCCGGCGCCACCCCGGCGCTGAGCGCGGCCCCGTCCACGGCCGCCGGCCCGTTCGACCCGGCCGCGGGCGGTACGCCGCCGCTCGGCGCCGGCACCGCAGGCTTCGACCCGTCGGCAACCGCGGCCCCGCCCGCCACCGGCGCGTTCGATCCGAGCACGACCTCACTTCCCGCGGCCGGTGGCCTCGCTCCGGGCACCGTCCCGAGCGCGAGCACGATCGACCCGGACGCGCTCGGCGGCACCGGCCTGGCCGGCGCGGGCGGCGGGCTCGGCACCGGCGGCCTGGGAGCGCCCAGCGCCGGGGGTCTCGGCGGGCTCGGCACCGGCGGCCTCGGCGCCGGCGGGATCGGTTCGCCGTCCGGTGCCGGCGGTCCGGGTGCCGGGGGCCTGGGTGCCGGTGGTCTCGGCGCCGGCGGGCTGGTCGGCGGTGGTGCGCTGGGCAAGCCGGTCGCCCCGGCCGTGCCCGGGATCGCCGGGGTCGGCGGCGCGGGACCCGTGGCCGCGGGAGCGCGGGGCGCGGGCAAGGGCGCGGCCGGCAAGCCGACGCTCCCCGGTGGCGCCGTCGCCGGAAGCGCCGCCACCGGTCGTCCCGGCGCGCCCGGACCGGCCGGCCTCGCCGGCGCGGGT
- a CDS encoding ABC transporter permease, protein MLTTLAVPRLAGSGGRVLAVAGRNVVALRSVGWLVFASGALEPFLYLFSIGIGVGALVGDMTLPDGTVVGYAAFVAPAMLAASAMTGALTETTFNFFGKMKFWKLYDSVLATPVGPMEVALGELSWAMARGALYAGSFLTVMIAMDLTSPWRALLALPATVLIGFAFGAVGMLTATWLRGWQDFDLIGTIQFALFLFSGTFVPATAYPAVLRWIVEVTPLYRAVDLIRGITAGDLGWIQALDVAYLLVMLIFCLWAASRRMSRMLRK, encoded by the coding sequence ATGCTCACCACGCTCGCGGTGCCCCGCCTCGCCGGCTCCGGCGGACGCGTCCTGGCCGTGGCCGGCCGCAACGTCGTCGCGCTGCGCAGCGTCGGCTGGCTCGTGTTCGCGTCCGGCGCGCTCGAGCCGTTCCTCTACCTCTTCTCCATCGGCATCGGCGTCGGCGCGCTGGTCGGCGACATGACGCTGCCGGACGGCACGGTGGTCGGCTACGCCGCGTTCGTCGCCCCGGCCATGCTCGCCGCGTCCGCGATGACCGGCGCGCTGACCGAGACCACGTTCAACTTCTTCGGCAAGATGAAGTTCTGGAAGCTGTACGACAGCGTCCTGGCCACCCCGGTCGGCCCGATGGAGGTCGCGCTCGGCGAGCTGAGCTGGGCGATGGCCCGCGGCGCGCTCTACGCCGGGTCGTTCCTGACCGTCATGATCGCCATGGACCTGACCAGCCCGTGGCGGGCGCTGCTCGCGCTGCCCGCGACCGTGCTGATCGGCTTCGCGTTCGGCGCGGTCGGCATGCTGACCGCCACCTGGCTGCGCGGCTGGCAGGACTTCGACCTGATCGGCACCATCCAGTTCGCGCTGTTCCTCTTCTCCGGCACGTTCGTCCCGGCCACGGCCTACCCGGCAGTGCTCCGCTGGATCGTCGAGGTCACGCCGCTCTACCGCGCGGTCGACCTGATCCGCGGCATCACCGCCGGCGACCTCGGCTGGATCCAGGCGCTCGACGTGGCGTACCTGCTGGTGATGTTGATTTTCTGCCTCTGGGCCGCCTCCCGCCGGATGAGCCGCATGCTGCGCAAGTAG
- a CDS encoding ABC transporter permease: MTAAFEFHLAEFARNWRGSVFGSFVVPLLTVVGFGLGVGGYVQGGVDGVSYLHFLVPGLLAATALQIALSEATWPVMANMEWMKTYSAQAATPLRPADVFGGHLLFVLFRVTAGVGAFLLVGAVFGALRSPWAVACLPIGALLGLAVAAPVFAYTVSVPGEVWLSLLMRFAVLPMTLFAGVFFPVDTLPVALRWLAYATPLWHAADLSRAATLGRAPDWSLTGHLLYLALWAAAGTALAAHRFHRRLGV, encoded by the coding sequence ATGACCGCCGCCTTCGAGTTCCATCTGGCCGAGTTCGCGCGCAACTGGCGCGGCTCCGTGTTCGGCTCGTTCGTCGTCCCGCTGCTCACCGTGGTCGGCTTCGGCCTGGGCGTCGGCGGTTACGTCCAGGGCGGCGTCGACGGCGTCTCCTACCTGCACTTCCTCGTCCCCGGCCTGCTCGCCGCCACCGCACTGCAGATCGCGCTGAGCGAGGCCACCTGGCCGGTGATGGCCAACATGGAGTGGATGAAGACCTACTCCGCGCAGGCCGCCACGCCGCTGCGGCCCGCGGACGTGTTCGGCGGCCACCTGCTGTTCGTGCTGTTCCGGGTGACCGCGGGCGTCGGCGCGTTCCTCCTGGTCGGCGCGGTGTTCGGGGCGCTGCGGTCGCCGTGGGCGGTGGCCTGCCTGCCGATCGGCGCGCTGCTCGGCCTCGCCGTGGCCGCTCCCGTCTTCGCGTACACGGTGTCCGTGCCCGGCGAGGTGTGGCTGAGCCTGCTGATGAGGTTCGCGGTCCTGCCGATGACGCTCTTCGCCGGCGTCTTCTTCCCGGTCGACACGCTCCCGGTCGCGCTGCGCTGGCTGGCCTACGCCACACCGCTGTGGCACGCGGCCGACCTGAGCCGCGCCGCCACGCTCGGCCGGGCTCCGGACTGGTCGCTCACCGGGCACCTGCTCTACCTCGCGCTCTGGGCCGCCGCCGGGACCGCGCTGGCGGCGCACCGCTTCCACCGGCGGCTGGGGGTCTGA
- a CDS encoding ABC transporter ATP-binding protein, with the protein MTAMIEAAGLVKRFGTFTAVDGIDVTVQPGEAFGFLGPNGAGKSSTMRMIGCVSPPTSGLLRILGMDPVRQGPAIRARLGVCPQLDNLAPDLTVLQNLTTYARYFGISRREATRRALELLDFVQLTERAGNEVEPLSGGMKRRLTIARALINEPDLVLLDEPTTGLDPQARHLVWERLFRLKQRGVTLVLTTHYMDEAEQLCDRLVVMDAGRIVAEGSPRALIERYSTREVVELRFRAESQAGFAAKLDGIGERTEELPDRVLIYAADGDAALAEVHARGLTPAGALVRRSSLEDVFLHLTGRTLVD; encoded by the coding sequence ATGACTGCGATGATCGAGGCGGCGGGGCTGGTCAAGCGCTTCGGCACGTTCACCGCCGTGGACGGCATCGACGTCACGGTGCAGCCCGGCGAGGCGTTCGGCTTCCTCGGGCCGAACGGCGCGGGCAAGAGTTCCACCATGCGCATGATCGGGTGCGTGTCCCCACCCACCAGCGGCCTGCTGCGCATCCTCGGCATGGACCCGGTGCGCCAGGGCCCGGCCATCCGCGCCCGGCTCGGCGTCTGCCCGCAGTTGGACAACCTCGCGCCCGACCTGACCGTCCTGCAGAACCTCACGACCTACGCGCGATATTTCGGCATCTCCCGCCGCGAGGCCACGCGCCGCGCGCTGGAGCTGCTCGACTTCGTGCAGCTCACCGAGCGCGCCGGCAACGAGGTCGAGCCGCTCTCCGGCGGCATGAAACGGCGGCTCACCATCGCCCGCGCGCTGATCAACGAGCCCGACCTGGTGCTGCTCGACGAGCCCACCACCGGGCTCGACCCGCAGGCCCGCCACCTGGTGTGGGAGCGGCTGTTCCGGCTCAAGCAGCGCGGCGTCACGCTGGTGCTCACCACGCACTACATGGACGAGGCCGAGCAGCTCTGCGACCGGCTGGTGGTGATGGACGCCGGCCGGATCGTGGCGGAGGGCTCACCGCGCGCGCTGATCGAGAGATATTCCACGCGCGAGGTCGTCGAGCTGCGCTTCCGGGCCGAGTCGCAGGCCGGGTTCGCCGCCAAGCTGGACGGCATCGGCGAGCGCACCGAGGAGCTGCCCGACCGCGTCCTGATCTACGCGGCCGACGGCGACGCCGCGCTCGCCGAGGTGCACGCGCGCGGGCTCACCCCGGCCGGCGCGCTGGTCCGCCGCAGCTCCCTGGAGGACGTGTTCCTGCACCTCACCGGCCGGACGCTGGTGGACTGA
- the dnaG gene encoding DNA primase: protein MAGRIRDEDIALVRERTAIADVISETVTLKSAGGGNLKGLCPFHDEKTPSFTVSPARNVYFCHGCGKGGDAIKFLIDADHLTFVESVERLAGRAGIQLRYEETPGGRPSGPRQQPGQRQRLIAAHADAADFYRAQLITPGARAAREFLAQRGFGREHAEAYGCGFAPEGWDPLTRHLRQKGYTADELVTAGLSRPARSGSLIDRFRRRLLWPIRDISGDVIGFGARRLFDDDDGPKYLNTPETPLYKKSHVLYGIDHAKRDIARESRAVIVEGYTDVMACHLAGVPTAVATCGTAFGEDHIKVLRRLLMDANDLGGEIIFTFDGDAAGQKAAMRAFSDDQRFVAQTFIAVSPNGMDPCELRLHRGDLAVRDLVAAREPMIAFALRSIMNQYDLDTVEGRVAALRSTAPLVAQIKDRSMRPGYTRKLADDLGMDMPEVEHAVRRAGGAAPEDGRRRPAPRPTSAPQLQVEREALKLALQEPVLAGPMFDALDATHFTDPVHVVLRGAVADAGGTTSAAGGGVVWIEKVRDLCDDLGAKALVSELAVEPLRVDRDPDPQYVAVTLARLQSASVTARIADLKSKVQRINPVANKDEYFALFGELLSLEQHARALREQAVGGL from the coding sequence ATGGCCGGCAGGATTCGGGACGAGGACATCGCGCTGGTGCGTGAGCGGACGGCGATCGCCGACGTGATCTCCGAGACCGTCACCCTGAAGTCGGCCGGCGGCGGCAACCTGAAGGGACTCTGCCCGTTCCACGACGAGAAGACGCCGTCGTTCACGGTCTCGCCGGCGCGCAACGTCTACTTCTGCCACGGCTGCGGCAAGGGCGGCGATGCGATCAAGTTCCTGATCGACGCGGACCACCTGACGTTCGTCGAGTCGGTCGAGCGGCTGGCCGGCCGGGCCGGCATCCAACTGCGGTACGAGGAGACGCCCGGCGGCCGCCCGTCCGGTCCCCGGCAGCAGCCCGGGCAGCGGCAGCGGCTGATCGCGGCGCACGCGGACGCGGCCGACTTCTACCGGGCCCAGCTGATCACGCCGGGCGCGCGGGCGGCGCGCGAGTTCCTGGCCCAGCGCGGTTTCGGGCGCGAGCACGCGGAGGCGTACGGCTGCGGGTTCGCCCCCGAGGGCTGGGACCCGCTGACCCGGCACCTGCGGCAGAAGGGCTACACCGCGGACGAACTGGTCACGGCCGGGCTGTCCCGCCCGGCGCGGTCCGGTTCGCTGATCGACCGGTTCCGGCGGCGGCTGCTCTGGCCGATCAGGGACATCAGCGGCGACGTCATCGGGTTCGGCGCGCGCAGGTTGTTCGACGACGATGACGGACCGAAGTACCTGAACACGCCGGAGACGCCGCTCTACAAGAAGTCGCACGTGCTCTACGGCATCGACCACGCGAAACGGGACATCGCGCGGGAGAGTCGCGCCGTGATCGTCGAGGGCTACACCGACGTGATGGCCTGTCACCTGGCCGGTGTGCCGACCGCGGTGGCGACCTGCGGCACCGCGTTCGGCGAGGACCACATCAAGGTGCTGCGCCGGCTGCTGATGGACGCGAACGACCTGGGTGGCGAGATCATCTTCACCTTCGACGGCGACGCGGCCGGTCAGAAGGCGGCGATGCGCGCGTTCTCCGACGACCAGCGGTTCGTGGCGCAAACGTTCATCGCGGTCAGCCCGAACGGCATGGACCCGTGCGAGCTGCGCCTGCACCGCGGCGACCTGGCCGTGCGCGACCTGGTGGCCGCGCGCGAGCCGATGATCGCGTTCGCGCTCCGGTCAATCATGAATCAATACGATCTGGACACCGTGGAGGGCCGGGTCGCCGCGCTGCGCTCCACCGCGCCGCTGGTCGCGCAGATCAAGGACCGCTCGATGCGCCCCGGCTACACTCGCAAGCTCGCCGACGACCTGGGCATGGACATGCCCGAGGTGGAGCATGCGGTCCGCCGCGCCGGTGGGGCCGCGCCGGAGGACGGCCGCCGTCGGCCCGCCCCGCGACCCACGTCCGCGCCGCAGCTCCAGGTGGAGCGCGAGGCGCTGAAGCTCGCGCTGCAGGAGCCGGTGCTGGCCGGCCCGATGTTCGACGCGCTGGACGCCACCCACTTCACCGACCCGGTGCACGTGGTGCTGCGCGGCGCGGTGGCGGACGCCGGCGGCACCACGTCCGCGGCCGGTGGCGGCGTGGTCTGGATCGAGAAGGTCCGCGACCTCTGCGACGACCTCGGCGCGAAGGCGCTGGTCAGCGAGCTGGCGGTGGAGCCGCTGCGGGTCGACCGCGACCCCGACCCGCAGTACGTCGCGGTCACGCTGGCCCGGCTGCAGTCCGCCTCCGTGACCGCCCGGATAGCGGACCTCAAGTCCAAGGTGCAGCGGATCAACCCGGTGGCCAACAAGGACGAGTACTTCGCGCTCTTCGGGGAACTGCTGTCGCTGGAACAACACGCGCGCGCCCTGCGCGAGCAGGCCGTCGGGGGGTTGTGA
- a CDS encoding deoxyguanosinetriphosphate triphosphohydrolase yields the protein MIVEDAERWADETAKDTGYGRTPFQRDRARVLHSAGFRRLASKTQVHVAGADDFPRTRLTHSLEVAQIAREMGERLGCDPDVVDVAGLAHDLGHPPFGHNGEAALDAVAGACGGFEGNAQTLRVLTRLEAKVEGAGLNLTRASLDATCKYPWRRDGVRRKFGVYADDLPVFEWVRKHAPEPERKSLEAQVMDWADDVAYSVHDLEDGIHGGYIDLERLAVDADERAALCADVSGVYSEEPVDLLGAALSELLAGPLLAPVLAYDGSHRAQIALKRMTSVLTGRLVAAPVEATVEGFGSRSLRRYAADLIVPRDVRIRCALLKGMALRYVMRRPGAAAEQERQREALTRLVHVLAVRAPEGLDPVFAPIWRAAPDDAARLRVVIDQVASLTDPAAVSWHRALT from the coding sequence ATGATCGTCGAGGACGCGGAGCGGTGGGCGGACGAGACGGCCAAGGACACCGGGTACGGGCGCACGCCCTTCCAGCGGGACCGGGCGCGGGTGCTGCACTCGGCCGGGTTCCGGCGGCTGGCGTCCAAGACGCAGGTGCACGTGGCCGGGGCGGACGACTTCCCGCGCACCCGGCTCACCCACTCGCTGGAGGTGGCGCAGATCGCCCGCGAGATGGGCGAGCGCCTCGGCTGTGACCCGGACGTGGTGGACGTGGCCGGGCTCGCCCACGACCTGGGCCACCCGCCGTTCGGGCACAACGGCGAGGCCGCGCTGGACGCGGTCGCGGGCGCGTGCGGCGGCTTCGAGGGGAACGCGCAGACGCTGCGCGTGCTGACCCGGCTGGAGGCGAAGGTCGAGGGCGCCGGGCTCAATCTGACCCGCGCCTCGCTGGACGCCACCTGCAAGTACCCGTGGCGCCGGGACGGCGTGCGCCGCAAGTTCGGCGTCTACGCCGACGACCTGCCGGTCTTCGAGTGGGTACGGAAGCACGCCCCGGAGCCCGAGCGGAAGTCGCTGGAGGCCCAGGTGATGGACTGGGCGGACGACGTGGCGTACTCCGTGCACGACCTGGAGGACGGCATCCACGGCGGCTACATCGACCTGGAGCGGCTGGCCGTGGACGCCGACGAGCGGGCCGCGCTCTGCGCCGACGTGTCCGGCGTCTACTCCGAGGAGCCGGTCGACCTGCTCGGTGCCGCGCTGTCCGAGCTGCTGGCCGGGCCGCTGCTGGCGCCGGTGCTGGCCTACGACGGCAGCCACCGCGCGCAGATCGCGCTCAAGCGGATGACCAGCGTGCTGACCGGGCGGCTGGTCGCCGCGCCGGTCGAGGCCACGGTCGAGGGCTTCGGATCACGATCCCTGCGCCGGTACGCCGCGGACCTGATCGTCCCGCGCGACGTGCGCATCCGGTGCGCGCTGCTGAAGGGCATGGCGTTGCGGTACGTGATGCGCCGCCCCGGCGCGGCGGCCGAGCAGGAGCGGCAGCGGGAGGCGCTCACCCGGCTGGTGCACGTGCTGGCCGTGCGCGCGCCGGAAGGGCTGGACCCGGTGTTCGCGCCGATCTGGCGGGCCGCGCCGGACGACGCCGCGCGGCTGCGCGTGGTGATCGATCAGGTGGCGTCGCTCACCGATCCGGCCGCCGTCTCCTGGCACCGCGCGCTCACCTGA